The Candidatus Ancaeobacter aquaticus genome includes the window TGCGGGTTAAGATTCTTTCTTATTTTTTGCAGTGGTTTTCTTGGTTTTTTTGATATACGCTTTTTTGCGAGCACGTTTTTCACGAGCATTATGTTGCTGTCCCATTTTTTTCTCCTTTTTAATTTTCTGCGGTTATTATATAATAATACGGTAAATAGTCAATTATTAAGGTGGAGGAATCGATGAAAAGATTTTTTATAGCGCTGATTGTTAGTGTTGTGGTTATTGTTAGTGGTATATTCTATATAACGTCACGTGACTCACTGACGCCTATTCTGATGTACCATAGTGTGAATGATAGTAAGATACATTATACTCCTACTGTAACAGTAGCTGCATTTGAGACACACCTTGCATTTCTTAACAAACATAACTTTAAAGTTATCTCGCTTGATGAGTATGTAAAAGCGGTAAAAAGTAAGGGTCGTAATCTTCCCTATAAAGCTGTTGTCGTTACATTTGATGACGGTTATAGAGATAATTTTAGCTATGCATATCCACTTTTAAAGAGATATCGTATGCCGGCAATGATTTTTGTTCCGACAGATTTTCTTGGAAAAGATGGATACGTCACTCTTGATGACATTCAAGTGATGAT containing:
- a CDS encoding polysaccharide deacetylase family protein, coding for MKRFFIALIVSVVVIVSGIFYITSRDSLTPILMYHSVNDSKIHYTPTVTVAAFETHLAFLNKHNFKVISLDEYVKAVKSKGRNLPYKAVVVTFDDGYRDNFSYAYPLLKRYRMPAMIFVPTDFLGKDGYVTLDDIQVMMKHDISIGVHGKTHAYLPTVVLEDLYEETAGAKKDIEKMLGKPVSLFCYPIGGYSQAIKEEVEKAGYKAACTTNRSPSILNTDIYALNRIKMTNKDTYDLILWGKTSRVYNLMRNIRNHFRNTGKK